From Candidatus Manganitrophus morganii, the proteins below share one genomic window:
- a CDS encoding class I SAM-dependent methyltransferase — translation MSQTEYVFQNTSFQAELNRLRSIEAIFDPATRRRLLSAGLKRGMHCLEVGAGAGSIMAWIASEAGPSGQVTAVDINTRFISNPPPNVQLLSGDIQTVPLKPDSFDLIHARYVLVHIPEYQTVLQILWRSLKPGGSIIIEEPDFSSFRAIGGSDAGKRAFKNIHQAINEMYSSKGIDPALGMKLPILFQELGAKDVVVENDAPISRGGSEIAEMMRMSSIPLKEKYIATGKAAPADIDDYEAFTADPDSSAIYYATIGVIGRKEGMA, via the coding sequence ATGAGCCAGACCGAGTATGTTTTTCAAAACACTTCATTTCAAGCCGAATTGAATCGTCTAAGATCGATCGAGGCGATCTTTGACCCCGCAACGCGCCGCCGACTCCTTTCCGCCGGCTTGAAAAGAGGAATGCACTGCCTGGAAGTCGGGGCCGGCGCCGGCTCGATCATGGCCTGGATCGCCTCCGAGGCCGGCCCCTCCGGCCAGGTGACAGCCGTCGATATCAACACGCGCTTCATCAGCAATCCACCGCCGAACGTACAGCTCTTATCCGGCGACATTCAGACGGTCCCTTTGAAGCCCGATTCATTCGATCTGATTCACGCCCGCTACGTTCTGGTCCATATCCCGGAATATCAAACCGTCCTGCAAATCCTCTGGAGATCGCTGAAGCCGGGGGGAAGCATCATCATCGAGGAGCCGGACTTTTCTTCCTTTCGGGCGATCGGAGGGAGCGACGCGGGAAAACGGGCCTTCAAAAACATCCACCAAGCCATCAACGAGATGTATTCTTCCAAAGGGATCGATCCCGCTTTGGGAATGAAGCTTCCGATCCTTTTTCAGGAGCTGGGAGCGAAGGACGTCGTGGTTGAGAACGACGCTCCGATTTCCCGAGGCGGATCGGAAATCGCCGAGATGATGAGGATGTCCTCGATCCCATTGAAGGAAAAATATATCGCCACGGGGAAAGCCGCCCCGGCCGATATCGACGACTATGAAGCCTTCACCGCCGACCCCGATTCATCGGCGATTTATTATGCGACCATTGGCGTCATCGGCCGGAAAGAGGGGATGGCTTAA
- a CDS encoding dihydrofolate reductase family protein — MSKLRVESFSISIDGFGAGPNQTLENPLGVGGEALHGWVLPTATFQKMFGNEAGTTGTDNDFAARGFKNIGAWILGRNMFSPVRGPWPDQEWKGWWGENPPYHVPVFVLTHHPRPSISMEGGTTFHFVTGGIQAALAAAKKAANGLDVRVGGGASTIRQYLKERWIDEMHIAISPILLGSGEPLFSGLNLVELGYQCVEHVATENATHVVLKRT, encoded by the coding sequence ATGAGCAAACTGCGCGTGGAAAGTTTCTCCATCTCGATCGACGGCTTCGGGGCGGGGCCCAATCAGACCCTTGAGAATCCGCTGGGGGTCGGCGGAGAGGCGCTGCATGGATGGGTCTTACCAACGGCCACCTTTCAGAAGATGTTCGGAAATGAAGCCGGCACCACCGGAACGGACAATGACTTTGCGGCGCGCGGCTTCAAAAATATCGGTGCATGGATTCTCGGCCGAAACATGTTCAGCCCGGTGCGCGGACCCTGGCCGGATCAAGAATGGAAAGGATGGTGGGGAGAGAACCCGCCCTATCATGTGCCGGTGTTCGTTCTGACCCACCACCCCAGACCCTCCATTTCGATGGAAGGGGGCACCACCTTTCACTTCGTGACCGGCGGGATTCAGGCCGCATTGGCCGCCGCCAAGAAGGCGGCCAATGGCCTGGACGTTCGGGTCGGAGGGGGCGCTTCGACGATCCGGCAATATTTGAAGGAAAGATGGATCGACGAGATGCACATCGCCATCTCTCCCATCCTTCTCGGATCGGGTGAGCCGCTCTTTTCCGGATTGAACCTGGTGGAGCTGGGGTACCAATGCGTTGAACATGTCGCAACAGAGAACGCGACCCATGTTGTGCTCAAGAGAACATGA
- a CDS encoding nuclear transport factor 2 family protein, giving the protein MAKRQSVSVATLKAITDAFNAHDLDAIMAFFADDCSLDLPRGPDPWGWRFTGKAAVREGLATRFKGLPDVHYSDDRHWVSGNMGVSEWLLTGTTPDGVPVRVRGCDHWEFRDGKVIRKDSYWKIVEKPS; this is encoded by the coding sequence ATGGCTAAACGGCAATCGGTCTCCGTCGCAACATTGAAGGCAATCACCGATGCGTTTAACGCCCACGATCTGGACGCCATCATGGCGTTCTTTGCCGATGATTGCTCGTTAGACCTCCCTCGGGGACCGGACCCCTGGGGGTGGCGCTTTACCGGTAAAGCGGCCGTGCGAGAGGGATTAGCGACACGGTTCAAGGGTCTCCCGGACGTCCACTACAGCGATGACCGGCATTGGGTCAGCGGCAATATGGGCGTGTCGGAGTGGCTACTCACCGGCACGACACCCGACGGAGTTCCAGTTCGAGTACGCGGATGCGACCACTGGGAGTTCCGGGACGGGAAGGTCATCAGGAAGGACTCGTACTGGAAGATCGTCGAGAAACCCTCATGA
- a CDS encoding AAC(3)-I family aminoglycoside N-acetyltransferase gives MKGLYQTDSFSIRRLGPNDIPVMERMLTMFGKAFGEVETYNGSRPSSAYLHRLLGSDTFIALAALKDDEVVGALAAYELRKFEQERSEIYLYDLAVAEAHRRQGIATALIMELKKTAALRGAYVIFVQADLSDAPAIALYTKLGTREDVLHFDIKTAE, from the coding sequence ATGAAAGGCCTTTATCAAACCGACTCTTTTTCCATACGCCGACTTGGCCCCAACGACATTCCAGTGATGGAACGGATGTTGACGATGTTCGGCAAGGCTTTCGGCGAGGTGGAAACCTATAACGGGTCTCGACCGAGCAGCGCCTATCTTCATCGCCTACTTGGCAGCGACACTTTCATCGCGCTCGCCGCCTTGAAGGACGACGAGGTGGTCGGGGCGCTTGCCGCTTATGAGCTGCGCAAGTTCGAGCAGGAACGGAGCGAGATCTACCTCTACGATCTGGCCGTCGCCGAGGCGCACCGGCGCCAGGGCATCGCAACGGCGCTGATCATGGAACTCAAAAAAACGGCGGCATTGCGCGGGGCCTACGTTATTTTCGTGCAGGCCGACCTGAGCGATGCGCCGGCGATCGCGCTCTATACGAAACTGGGTACGCGTGAAGACGTTCTGCACTTCGATATCAAAACCGCAGAGTAA